In Miscanthus floridulus cultivar M001 chromosome 5, ASM1932011v1, whole genome shotgun sequence, one genomic interval encodes:
- the LOC136452939 gene encoding glucan endo-1,3-beta-glucosidase 13-like, with translation MAGRFMLALPILFLLLVGQCHGGKIGVCYGRNADDLPAPDKVAQLIQQQSIKYVRIYDSNIDVIKAFANTGVELMVGVPNSDLLAFAQYQSNVDTWLKNSILPYYPATMITYIAVGAELTESPTNVSALVVPAMRNVHTALKKAGLHKKITISSTHSLGILSRSFPPSAGAFNSSYAYFLKPMLEFLVENQAPFMVDLYPYYAYQNSPSNVSLNYALFSPQSQDVIDPNTGLVYTNMFDAQVDSIFFALMALNFKTLKIMITESGWPNKGAAKETGATPDNAQTYNTNLIRHVVNDSGTPAKPGEEIDVYIFSLFNENRKPGIESERNWGLFFPDKSSIYSLDWTGRGNVDVMTGANITSANGTWCIASTNASETDLQNALNWACGPGNVDCSAIQPSQPCYQPDTLASHASYAFNSYYQQNGANVVACDFGGAGIRTTKDPSYDTCVYLAAGNKMSTMNSTSLPARSNSGPGPVPCAKCLATLLPMLAPVMAAVML, from the exons atggcgggGCGGTTTATGCTGGCGCTCCCTATCCTCTTCTTATTGCTCGTCG GGCAATGCCACGGCGGCAAGATTGGCGTCTGCTACGGCCGCAACGCCGACGACCTGCCGGCGCCGGACAAGGTGGCGCAGCTAATCCAGCAACAGTCTATCAAGTACGTGCGCATCTACGACAGCAACATCGACGTCATCAAGGCCTTTGCCAACACCGGCGTCGAGCTCATGGTCGGCGTCCCCAACTCCGACCTCCTCGCCTTCGCGCAGTACCAGTCCAACGTTGACACGTGGCTCAAGAACAGCATCCTCCCCTACTACCCGGCCACCATGATCACCTACATCGCCGTCGGCGCCGAGCTCACCGAGAGCCCCACCAACGTCTCCGCCCTCGTCGTGCCAGCCATGCGCAATGTGCACACCGCACTCAAGAAGGCCGGCCTGCACAAGAAGATAACCATCTCCAGCACGCACTCGCTCGGGATACTGTCTCGGTCGTTCCCGCCATCTGCTGGGGCGTTCAACAGCAGCTACGCCTACTTCTTGAAGCCTATGCTCGAGTTCCTTGTGGAGAATCAGGCGCCATTCATGGTGGATTTATACCCCTACTATGCGTACCAGAACTCACCAAGCAATGTGTCCCTCAACTACGCCCTGTTCTCGCCGCAGTCTCAGGATGTGATTGACCCAAACACTGGACTGGTTTACACCAACATGTTCGATGCCCAGGTTGATTCCATCTTCTTTGCGCTCATGGCTCTGAACTTCAAGACTCTGAAGATCATGATCACTGAGTCAGGGTGGCCAAACAAAGGGGCAGCCAAGGAGACTGGAGCCACTCCAGACAATGCTCAGACTTACAATACCAATTTGATACGTCATGTTGTTAATGACAGTGGCACACCGGCGAAACCAGGGGAAGAAATTGATGTCTACATATTTTCATTGTTCAATGAGAATAGGAAACCTGGCATCGAGTCGGAGAGGAACTGGGGACTGTTCTTTCCTGATAAGAGCTCTATCTATAGCCTTGATTGGACGGGCCGAGGCAATGTGGATGTTATGACTGGAGCAAACATTACAAGTGCAAATGGTACCTGGTGTATTGCTTCAACTAATGCATCAGAAACAGATCTGCAGAATGCCCTCAACTGGGCATGTGGTCCAGGCAACGTAGATTGCTCTGCCATTCAACCAAGCCAACCTTGCTACCAGCCGGACACTTTAGCTTCCCATGCTTCGTATGCATTCAATAGCTACTACCAGCAAAATGGAGCCAACGTTGTGGCCTGTGACTTTGGTGGTGCGGGAATACGAACGACGAAAGATCCAA GTTACGACACTTGTGTCTATTTGGCTGCCGG CAATAAGATGAGCACGATGAATTCAACATCTCTTCCAGCTCGGAGCAACTCCGGTCCAGGTCCAGTTCCATGCGCCAAATGCTTGGCCACTTTGCTCCCCATGCTGGCCCCTGTGATGGCTGCAGTTATGCTGTGA
- the LOC136452940 gene encoding profilin-A-like has protein sequence MSWQTYVDEHLMCEIEGHHLTSAAIIGHDGTVWAQSTAFPQFKPEEMANIMKDFDEPGFLAPTGLFLGPTKYMVIQGEPGAVIRGKKGSGGITVKKTGQALVIGIYDEPMTPGQCNMVVERLGDYLLEQGL, from the exons ATGTCGTGGCAGACGTACGTCGACGAGCACCTCATGTGCGAGATCGAGGGCCACCACCTCACCTCCGCCGCCATCATCGGCCACGACGGCACCGTCTGGGCCCAGAGCACCGCATTCCCGCAG TTCAAGCCTGAGGAGATGGCCAACATCATGAAGGACTTCGACGAGCCCGGGTTCCTGGCCCCGACCGGCCTCTTCCTCGGCCCCACCAAGTACATGGTCATCCAAGGCGAGCCCGGCGCCGTCATCCGCGGGAAGAAG GGATCTGGAGGCATAACCGTGAAGAAGACCGGGCAGGCGCTGGTGATCGGCATCTACGACGAGCCCATGACCCCCGGGCAGTGCAACATGGTGGTCGAGAGGCTCGGCGACTACCTCCTAGAGCAAGGCCTGTAA